GCCTACCTGACGAACCATCATTTTCTGTAACCGTAAGCGTCTTTCGGATACCGGCTTTTGCTCTTCCGTGATCTTATTGATCTTGTTATTCATATCCACAGACGAAGGCGCTCCTCCTCTTGCTTTTAATAAACCAAGCGGAGGGAGAGATTGAATACGATCAACAATTCTCCGCCCAAATACAATCGCTTCTGATAAAGAGTTGCTTGCCAGACGGTTAGCTCCGTGCACTCCTGTAGAAGACACCTCACCACAAGCAAATAATCGGGAGATGCTGCTCTCTCCACTTAAATCCGTTTTCACTCCACCCATCATGTAATGGGCAGCAGGTGCAACGGGAATCCAGTCCGTTGTCATGTCCAATCCATAACGCATACAAGTTTCATATATGGTAGGGAACCGATGCTTGGTCATCTCTGGCTGTTCATGCGTAATGTCCAAGTACACAAAGGTACTGTTGGTGGACTCCATCTCACTAACAATCGCTCGTGCCACGATATCGCGTGGGGCCAGTTCAAGCTGGGCATGATAACGATCCATGAAGCGCTCGCCCTTCACATTGCGCAAATATGCCCCTTCGCCGCGTACGGCTTCTGACACAAGGAAACGCGGGGCCCCCGGGTAACATAGAGAGGTGGGGTGGAATTGGATAAATTCCATGTCACGAACAATAGCCCCAGCCCGATAGGCCATGGCTACACCATCGGCAGTAGCTACATCCGGATTCGTCGTGTATCGGTACAGTTGCCCTGCCCCACCAGAGCAAAGAACAGTTGCCTGTGCCTTCACGAACACTTGCGATCCGTCATCCTTCTGAACCAGAGCGCCAATGCATTCCCCTCGATCTCGATCTGTAATCAGGTCAACAACAAAATGCTCATCCCATACTTCAATCCCAGGATGTTCATTCACTTCAACAGCAAGTGCACGTACAATCTCATATCCTGTTGCATCTCCGTTGGCATGCAAAATACGGCGGTGGCTATGCGCACCTTCCTGCGTCAACGCCAACTCGCCGTTCTCCAGATCAAATAAAGTACCCAAACGAATCAGTTCCTTCACTCCGTCCGGGCCCTCATTCACCAATACCTCTACCGCTTCGGAGCGGCATAAGCCCGCTCCTGCTACAAGTGTGTCCTGCAAGTGGTAAGCAGGTGAATCATCCTCAGCAATAACCGCAGCGATGCCTCCCTGCGCATATCTGGTGTTACTTTCAAGTAATGACTTCTTCGTGATCATTAATACACGTTGTTGTTCACTTGCCTTAATGGCAGTAAACAAACCAGCAATCCCTGAGCCTATAACCAGTACATCCGTCTCTACCATGGGTAGCGCAGACAGATCAAAATCAACTAAATATTGCGGTATCATGTTATTCACCTGTCTTGGAGCAAGAGTAGCGCATCCTACTTTACCAACAACATGCGCTCTAGTGATTCTCTGGCTTTGTCGGCAACGGCCGGTGGCACGTAGATTTGCGGCTTCATCGTTTCCAGGCATTTCACCAGTTTCTTCAAGTTGTTCACCTTCATGTTGGGACATACGAGGAACTTTGTAGCAAAGTGGAACTGTTTATCCGGACTATCCAGACGAAGCTGATATCCTGTACCATCTTCGGTACCTACGATAAATTCCTTCGCTGATGAATTTTTGCAATACTCCAGAATAGCTGTTGTGCTGCCTACAAAATCACCCATTTCTACAACCTCAGGGCGACACTCTGGATGGACAACAAACTCTGCATTTGGATGCTTGGCTCTCATCTCTACCACATCTTTAACTGTAAGCATATCGTGAGTGTTGCAGTAGCCTTCCCAGATAATCATTTTCTTGTCGGTATGCTGCTGCACATAATGCCCCAGGTTTTTATCCGGTACCCAGATAATTTCGTCGGAATCCACCGATTGAATAACCTTGACTGCGTTCGCCGATGTACAACAGATGTCAGTCTCTGCTTTGATCTCAGCCGAGGAATTGATATACGTAACCACCTTGGCATTAGGATGTTGTGCTTTCAATTTGCGTAGTCCATCCACATTCACCATATCTGCCATTGGGCAGCCTGCACGTTCGTCCGGGATAATAACTGTTTTATTTGGCGCAAGAATTTTAGCGCTTTCACCCATAAAATGAACACCACAGAAAACGATCACATCCGCATCTGTTTGGGCTGCCTTCTGGGCTAATAGAAACGAATCTCCACGGAAGTCGGCAACCTCCTGTACTTCGTCACGTTGATAATAATGGGCAAGAATAATGGCATTACGTTCCTTTTTCAACACCATAAGCCGCTCACGCAGCTCGCGGTTCATCTCAGCCTTGCGCTCTAAAGCCAGAGCTTCCACCTGTGATCCTCTCCTTTATCGGGACAGCGTCATGCGCTGTTTCGTGGGCTAACCTAAGTCGTTATCTTCGCTTGAGAAACGAATCACAAGCGGTTTAACAACTAATTTACACAACGTTCACGACTCTGTCAATAAATGAAAAAGGCCCGGAACAGCGCTGTAACCACCTGTTTGCTAACTGGTTCGCCATCTAACTCCCGTTTATCTTTATCTATCCTCTTTTAAAATAATGGATAAAAAAAGAGAGCCCGAGGGCTCTCTTGATTTCACCTGCTATCATAGCCAGATGTATTGTGCATTAAGACGTTGGCTTTGTTCCGCCATCATCCGGGTTATTGTTATTACCCTTTTCCAGATTCGGAGCTTCGTTTGGAATATCTCCGGCTGGTGGCTCAGGCGTTTCATCTTTACCTTGAATACGAACACGCACATCACCGATGGTGTCGATGATTGGCTCTCCGCCTTCAGTTGGTGTGCCTTCACCATCATTGTCATTCTCTGCTTTTGGAGTCAAAGAACCTGTTTCGATCAATTGCTTGATCTGATCCATTTCCAAAGTCTCAACCTCAAGCAAAGTTTGAGCGATCAGGTGCATCTCTTTTGAATGTTTAACAAGCAAGTCCTTACACTTCTCATAACAGTCATTGATAAAGCGTTGCATTTCCTGATCAATCTCGTAAGCAATGGAATCCGAGTAATTCTGTTCATGACCGATATCCCGACCAAGGAATACCTGTCCTTGTGAACTTCCGAATTGCATAGGTCCCAATTTCTCACTCATACCGTATTCCATAACCATGCTGCGAACAATACCTGTCGCTTGCTGGAAGTCACTGTATGCACCAGTACCAATTTCTCCGATGAACAATTCTTCAGCTACACGACCCCCGAGAAGTCCGGTTACTTTATCCAGCAATTCCTGCTTGGTAACCAGCATACGGTCTTCTTTTGGCAACATGATTACATATCCACCCGCACGTCCGCGCGGAATAATGGTCACTTTATGTACCATATCAGCATGTTCGAGGAAGTATCCTACAATGGTATGACCTGCTTCGTGATAAGCAACGATTCGTTTCTCACGATCACTGATGACACGGCTTTTCTTCTCCGTACCAACGATGACACGGTCAATCGCTTCGTCAACTTCCTTCATGGAAATATCTTTACGGTTACGACGCGCTGCAAGCAATGCCGCTTCGTTCAAGAGATTCTCCAAATCCGCACCAGAGAAACCTGTTGTACGCTTCGCGATAATATCCATCTTCACATCTTTGGTCAGTGGTTTATTACGGGAATGTACTTTCAGGACAGCTTCACGACCTCTTACATCAGGGCGGTCAACCGTAATTTGACGGTCAAAACGTCCTGGACGCAGCAAGGCAGGGTCCAAAATATCTGCACGGTTCGTTGCGGCTATGATGATAATACCTTCGTTAACTCCGAATCCGTCCATCTCAACGAGCAACTGGTTGAGTGTCTGTTCACGTTCATCGTGACCACCACCGAGACCAGCACCACGCTGACGTCCTACAGCATCAATCTCATCGATAAAGATGATACATGGGGCATTTTTCTTCGCATTTTCAAACAAATCACGTACACGTGATGCACCGACACCGACAAACATTTCCACGAAGTCGGAACCTGAAATTGTGAAGAATGGTACACCCGCTTCACCGGCTACGGCACGAGCGAGCAATGTTTTACCGGTACCTGGAGGCCCTACGAGCAATACGCCCTTAGGAATCCGTGCACCTACTGCTGCGAATTTACGAGGGTCCTTGAGGAAGTCTACAACCTCAACAAGTTCCTGTTTCTCTTCGTCAGCACCCGCAACATCTTCAAATGTAACCCGCTTCTTCTCTTCGTTGTAGAGACGAGCACGGCTTTTACCAAAGTTCATTACTTTACCGCCGCCGCCTTGAGCCTGATTAAACAGGAAGAAGAACAGCAGGAACATAATGATCAAAGGAATAAAGGAAGTCAGCAACGTCAACCAGATGCTGTCACCTTTCATTGGCTCCTGATGATATTGGAAATTGTTAGTTTCACTTGCAGCTACAAGCTCACTAATTGCCTCATCCGTAGGAGGAATATACGTTGAGAAATTTTCTGATTTGGCGCCATCAGGTGCCTTCTTGTATTGACCGGTCACGAGATACGTTTGACCGTTGAATTGAACCGTCAATTCAGAGACATTGTTGGCTTTGATCGCTGCACGCAACTGATCATATCTAGGATTATCGGTGGCTTCGCCGCCATTGCTGACGAACTGGACTATCCCCACCACAACTAAAAAAAGAATCAAATAAAAACCAGAATTCCGGATGAACCGATTCATCCCCTACCTCCTCTCGAGACACTTTAATTATTTTAACATAGCCCGACATGGCTTCTCAACAGAAGCCAAGAACAGCTCAAGGCTTGGGTCGGGCAGGATATTAGCTACTATAGACTTCCGGCTTCAAAATCCCGATATAGGGCAGGTTCCGGTACTTCTCCGCAAAATCCAAACCGTAACCAACGATGAACGCGTCAGGAATGTCAAAGCCTGTGTAATGAGCTTCCAACTCAACTTTACGGCCTGAAGGCTTGTCGAACAGCGTAACCACACGCACCGACTCGGCACCGCGGTTTTCTAGCAGTTCAATCAGATAGCTGAGTGTAAGTCCGCTGTCGATAATATCTTCGACAATCAGAACTTCCCGTCCTTCAACGGATACATCCAGATCCTTAATGATTTTGACAACACCTGATGACTTGGTGGAAGCGCCGTAACTGGATACTGCCATAAAATCCATTTCAACAGGTACCGTTATGTTTTTAACCAAATCAGCCATAAATATAAACGCACCCTTGAGCACACAAATGACCAAAGGATTGCGATTTGCATATTCGGCACTTAGTGTTGCGCCTAATTCCTTGACTTTACTCTGAATTTCTTCTTCACTGATCAATACTTCCTGAATGTCGTTCTGCAACTGTGCGAACCTCCTAAGTTATACTATGAAAGCCTTACCTGAACCATAACCACTACCCCTGAATCGCTGAATCGCCTACAGTCATGTACAGGATTGCGGAAGTGCCCTCCCTGACAGGAGCCACATTGGACCGTCGAACACCCGGTAACCAGATGATCTGACCTGCTCCATCACATACCACAGGAATACGTGGACGGACAGATGGGGGGATTTTCTCATCGATGAAAATATTTTTCACCTTTTTGCTTCCGTTTAATCCCATCACTTTCATGGTATCTCCAGGTAACCGTGAACGCACAACCAGCGGCATAAGCAGTTGATCCGCATCAAACGCGGCTTGATCCGCCGATTCCGGTACATGATAGTCCTCGGGACTCACCGTCATCAACCGAATATACCGGTTAATTGGGGTGAGTGAAAGCTCATAAGTTCCACTCCATTGCGCAAGACGATACTCGTAAGATTGATCCTGTACGTCCGTCCGTATGCCAAAAGAAATCAGATTATACTCCCGAGTGCAGGCGAGTGTCTGTCCTATATCCAGGCTCCAGGTCGTCACATGGGTCTCCATGACCTTGCGTCGAATGGTTTCAATACGGGTAAAGTCGACAAAATCACTGTCCAAAGGCAGATAATTCAATATTAGTTTAATCAACCTTCGTTGTAAAGCGACATGTAACTTCAAGAAGGAAGGCACCTCAAAGGTTTGCCTTCCGCCGTTCACCTGCACTAGACACCTGTATGTGTCATATGCACTCTGCTCCATGAAATCGTCTTCATCACCCACAATTTCGGCAAGCCGATTCAATGACGGCGTGAGTTGTCCATTATACTGCCCCAAAAAAGGAAGCACATCCAAGCGAATAGCATTACGCCGATATTTACGCATGGCGTTGCTCTCATCATTGAAATACATAAAACCCTGGGTATTACAAGCTTCTACAAGGTCTGTCTTGTTTATACGAAGGCATGGACGAATAAGTTCCACATTTTTTTCTCGTCTTTTAAACTTCATTCCTGAGAGTCCCGACAAGCCGGTTCCACGAAGCAAATGAAGCATGACTGTCTCCGCCTGATCATCCGCATGATGTGCCAAAGCGATGCTTGCCGCATTATATTTGGAAGCCACTTCGTGCAAAAAGGCATATCGCTTGTTGCGGGCTGCTTCCTGTGGTCCTTGACCCGTCAACTCCATATATGAAGGTACATCGGCCTTGGTCCATTCAAATGTAATACCAAGCTGCTGTGCCAGTTCCATCATTTTCTCCGCTTCGTCATCAGATTCAGTCCGAAAACCATGATGAACATGGGCACAGATTAATTCAAGCGGGACATGCCGCATGCTGATCTCGTGCATGATATGCAAAAAAGCTACCGAGTCCGGCCCGCCCGATACTGCGACGACAATCCGATCCCCGGGAACCCATAACTGATGCTCTTCCGCTGCATCCAGCACGTTCTTCACCAGCATGTTCCAGCGTAAAGCCTCCATACCTGTTCCTCATTCCTTGCGTTATGTATATGCACTCTCACAGATCAGAAAAGTAGTGCATAGATGAGCACTCCAATAAGTAATATCACAGATACAGCAAATGCATTTTTAAGCCAGCGCGGTGTTGTACTTTTGGAACGACGACGGAGAGGCGTGGGGCGTGCCATCATTTCCTTCCACCCTTGTGCCGCATGACCTGCATCACGAAACTGACCTCGTAATGCCTGAATCGTCCAATTGCGAAAAGGACCCAGTCGTTCACTGCGCTCCACCAGCGCTACGAGCTGATTCACACTTCGCAGTTGCGGTAATCCCTCCGCTGCCAGTGCCTTGAGTGCGTCTGCTTCAAGTACATGAATCAACAATAATGCAAATGCAAATACATCATAGGTACCATCTGCCGTACGGCTGCCTGCATTCCAGAAGCCCCGATCATACCATTCGGTGAACTGTTTGACGCTTCGACCAATCGACGTAACTCCGCCGTAGTCGATCAATTCCACCTGCCCATAGTCGGATACCAACACATTCTGAGGTTTGAGATCACCAAACACCCATCCCGCCTGATGCAATTGTGCCAGCTTCTGCAAGAGTCTAAGTCCCACCAGAAGTGTCCAGTCTGTCCCCTGACGCCGAATGAAGTGATGAAGTGCCTCACCTCGAACGTAACGCATCACATAAAAGGGAATATCCCGGCCACGAACGGCATAATCATCCACATCTTTAAGATAGGAAGGAATGCCGCTCTGCCGAAGGGCCTCATGATTACGCTGTAGTTGAAAAGATTTGAGCACATTAACTTCCGATTGCAGATCTACCGGATCAAATCCCATTTTTAGCGCGTAGTGTTTGCCATTTTCACCCCGTTGGACAAGAAAAACGATGCCATTAGCTCCTTTGCCCAGTAGCTTCCGAATCGTGTAACGACTGCGATTCCATTTCCCTGTAACCACTGTTCCTGGCGGGAAAGAGGCGTCAGACAACGTTGTCACCGAGCATCCCTTCTCTTTCAATGCGATAGTTCCCTTCTATTTCCTGCTGTTTCTCCAGTGTACCATAACGGTAAAAATCAATCACCTTCTGAATTGCAGGACCTGTCGGTGTTGCACCCTTCATCTGCAACCTTCCAAACAAGGACCGAACACGGCCTGGATCCGTTGTCCAGTCAATATCCATTACCGCATCTTCTCCACTGTGTCGTCCCGGAAAATGAAATACAGAAAGCTTGCTCTGACCTATACGCGCCTGCAAACTTAACATTAAATCACGAATGCCTTCTTCTACCGCAGCCAGTTTGGGTTTCATGCTGGCACTGACGTCGATTAGCAATATAACCTGTAAGGCTGAAGTTTCAGCCATATCATCCATCACTTCCACGACCCGGGCGCGTTGTGCAGGCTCCAGATCCGTTACCGTTTTGGGCTCCTTCTCTCCCAAAATTTGTGTTAACTCCCTATTAACCGCCTGCTGAATGGTCTGAACCACCGTTTTCCTTGTCATCATCTGCATGGTATGGGCAAGCTGACGTGTACCTACAATTTGGCTGATTCCACCTCCGGCTCTGGCAATATCCTCGATCTCCCGACTACCCAGCTCACCAATGGTTCCATAATCAATCACACCAACCACATTAACCGTAATCCCCTCTTCCTGTGCTTCGGCCGCTGCCAGCACCGGACTTGGTCCCACATTGGAACAACCGTCGGTGATCAATAAGATTTGCTTCATCCGATATCCCTCCGTTATTCGTTACTCTCCAACTCTATGACTAGCATTGCCAGAATGAAGAGACTTCAAACAGAAGAATATGCAATTAGCTGACGGTCCGTGGACGCTCCATCCGGTTGATGCCAGGCACACGCAGTGTGGCCCATTCAGGGCGGAAATGCTCTACTTTTCCAACAACGACGGTCATATCATCCAATATCTCATGCTGCTGATATCTTATAACACTTTCAAGCAGGCAATCGGCCAAATCTTGCGGATCATCTGTATCAATCTCTTGAATGAGCCGTTTCATCCATAACTCTTTGTTTACCGCATACCCCGGTGCATCATAGATGCCATCCGTCATCATAATGAGGATATCCCCCGGCTGAAGCTGTACCGTCACCAGATCCACTTCAATATCCTTAATAATACCGATCGGCAAATTGCTGGCCGAAACCTGAATAACCTCCTGTCCTCGTTTGATAAAACTTGGCGTTGAGCCGATTTTCATAAACGTGGTCTCTGCCGTATATTCATCAATCAGTGCCATATCCACTGTGGCATACATCTCTTCAGGTGAGCGTAGCATCAGAACGGAGTTCACGGATTTGATCGCCAGTTTCTCGTCCATGCCGGACTGTAGCAACTGTTCCAGTATGTTCAGCGCCGTGCTGCTCTCCATGCGTGCTCGTTCTCCATTGCCCATTCCATCACTGAGCGCCACCGCAAATGTACCGTTGCCTAACTCAACCGTACTGAAGCTGTCGCCTGACATCACATCTCCCCCTTTTGCGGCGGCAGCAACACCCGTGGTAACCTCGAAGGTTTTGGCCGAACCAAACGTGACGGTTGCCAGTCCCTGACGAGGATCGGTCATGGTCTCTTGCAAGACGGCAATATGCTCGTCCAATACATCCGAGATCAGCGGAGCTATCATTTTGCGGCACTCATCGAATCCCCGTGTATATGCATGTACAATCTCAATCTCTACATTGCCCGCTTCCAGATTGATGATCTCAATGGAGTGAATGGACAAGCCCAGTGACTCCAGTGCGTCCCGAATCTGCTCCTCCTGCTGTACCATCTCATCACTTTCCCGCTGAATTTCTTTGGCCAGGTCCTCCATGACCTGAGATACACCGGACAATTGCTCTGCAACCAGCTGCCGGCTATCGATAATTTGGCGCTTCCATTGCATGTTATGTTGATGCAGTCCATACTGGGCACGCATGACTTCAAGGACCTCTTCCGGTTTCGCACACACCCTGTTCCAGTCCACTGGAATCTGCTTGCCTGAGATCTCCGGGTTTCCTTCAATCGTACTCATCACGTCCGTCATATATTTGTAGGTTTGAATAAACTTCGCATCCCAGCATTGTGTACGCTTGAAGCAGCTTGCACATGTGCCCTCGGCAACCGCATTCATGAAATGGTCCATTCCACCTTCTTTCTGTACCTGCTCCCCTGCACCGGACATCTGATCGAAGCTACGTGACAATTGACGGAATACCTGCGAGAACCGGGTTACCCGTTCTGCCGTGATATCCCGTATCCGTTTGGCATACTCATGCTGGGATTTCGTATGATCCTGCGTACCCGGTACATATTTGGATATCGCCGTCATCAGGCTTTTAGGTGTCAACATGAATAGTACGATAGCTGCACACGTCTCCCATAATGAGTTCATAACATCGCCCGGTCCGCCCAGATATATGGATAGAATGGACGAACCTAGCAGCATACCCAGTGCAACCGCCGCACGTTTGCCTTCTCGAAGCATACCCGCCAGCATCCCGGCAAAAGCAAGCAGGCTCATCTGATACACCGCTGACATGTCAGCCAGACTCAGAATCAAGCCAGGTAATAACCCCAACTGAGGCTCCGAGGGGGGCTCCGCCCACCAGCGCAAAGATTAATATGAGATAACGGGAGAGCATATGCTCTACGGATAAAGACTGAATGGTCCACCCTACGGCTCCCGTCATAACGGAAGCGAGCAATATGATCAGGCAGAGGATCTCCTCGTTCTTTAGGCTGAACTTTTTTTTGCGGTAAGTGAAGATCGGTATGGCTTGTATAAAAACAAGGGTGAGCACGAAACTTAGTACGGAATCCATCGTAAGCATCAGCATCGCGTACCAGCTGAAGGATGGTCCAATCACAACCGCGAATAATTTGACCATAAATGTAGTGGTAAACACCATCGTTGGCGCATAAGATAATTCAGCACGATCATACGACTCCAGACCGCGGAAGAGCAGATAAAAGATGGCGATCTCCGATGCAACAATGAGTGGTACCGGAAACGGTGCAAAGAGACTACCTGCAAGTAGAGCGGCGCCTACCGGAATGATGTAATCCCTGCGCATGAAAGCAATTACGGCGAAGTAAGCAATGGCAAAGGGAGATAACTCATTCAGGATCATTGCCTTTCCGAGCAGGAACCCCATAAACGTAAGCAGCAGTACCCATTTGCGGGAAGCAACCATCTGGACAGCCTTGCGGGAGCCAAGCCATTGTTTCAGACGTACCGACAGCTCCTCCCGAGCTTCCGTACCTCCTTTACCTGCTTTCATTCCCGGAAATTGAATGACATTCCACTTTTCCATCATCCTCAAGGCACCCCATTCGATTAATTTGAATTTTCGTGTTTCGTTCTCGATGGTTCTGATTATAGATAGATTAGAAGACGTAGTTTGTCAGAATAGGTGGGCAGGGTCCAAAAAGTTTACGACAAAAGAAACAAGCTTGGCGCGGTGGAGCGAAACCCCGGCCTTATTGTGGTTTCATTCCTTCTCCTACTTGATTCCGACAATCGGAATGTCTGATTTTGAACCGGAGATGGTTTGGTCTCGCCACCATTTGAGCAGGATAACTGTGGAATGCCACGGAAACCTGTCGGTAAAAAATGGTAGACGACAAATGTTCTTATGGTTTCATTTTGCCGTGCAGAAAAACTGGGGATATGGAGCTTCACCTTACAAAAAAAGCTATTCAACTACTTATCTGTGATAGAAACGCAAAAAAAACCGTTAGCCCATGGGCTAACGGTTTTACTTATATGTTTAGATCAGGTTGTGACAGATTACACACGCTTGGCTCCACGGCCTCCGCGTTTGCCTTCTGTGTTCTTCTTAAGCGAAGAGATCCGCTCTTCACTATCTTTCAGGAAGCGTGACATTTTATCCTCAAATGAAGGTTTGCCTGCTGCGGGCTTGAAAGAACGGCCTCCGCGGTCACCACGGTTAAATCCACCGCCGCCACCACCACGACCTTGGCCACCACTTGGGCCTCCGCCGCTGAATCGTTCGCGATCTCCTCCACTGCGTTCCGGTCTAGGAGCTCTCGGGGGTCTAGATTGGGTTTGTTGCTCAACCGGTTTGTCAACAGCTTGCTTAATGGAAAGTCCGATCTTGCCATCCTTGTCAACGTTGATAACCTTCACTGTAACGAGGTCATTCAGCTTCAGGTGGTCGTTGACATCTTTGACGTAATTGTCGGCGATTTCCGAGATGTGAACGAGACCCGTGACACCTCCTGACAGATCCACAAATGCTCCAAAATGCGTGATTCCTGTCACCTTGCCCTCTAACTTGGTGCCCACTTCAATTGCCATAGAATAAAATGATCCTCCCTTAAAAATATACAACCCGATTTTTTGAATGCCAAAATCAATGCTGCGCTAATGTAATTATACCTTATGCCATAAACCAAGGTCAACTGAACA
The nucleotide sequence above comes from Paenibacillus sp. W2I17. Encoded proteins:
- the nadB gene encoding L-aspartate oxidase, with amino-acid sequence MIPQYLVDFDLSALPMVETDVLVIGSGIAGLFTAIKASEQQRVLMITKKSLLESNTRYAQGGIAAVIAEDDSPAYHLQDTLVAGAGLCRSEAVEVLVNEGPDGVKELIRLGTLFDLENGELALTQEGAHSHRRILHANGDATGYEIVRALAVEVNEHPGIEVWDEHFVVDLITDRDRGECIGALVQKDDGSQVFVKAQATVLCSGGAGQLYRYTTNPDVATADGVAMAYRAGAIVRDMEFIQFHPTSLCYPGAPRFLVSEAVRGEGAYLRNVKGERFMDRYHAQLELAPRDIVARAIVSEMESTNSTFVYLDITHEQPEMTKHRFPTIYETCMRYGLDMTTDWIPVAPAAHYMMGGVKTDLSGESSISRLFACGEVSSTGVHGANRLASNSLSEAIVFGRRIVDRIQSLPPLGLLKARGGAPSSVDMNNKINKITEEQKPVSERRLRLQKMMVRQVGLRRNGEDLQKAMDKLQQELQFFDQTLTHKEELEYANLLTCAWLVTSGALHREESRGAHYREDFPARDDIVWQKHSLQQREQAIVEELMS
- the nadA gene encoding quinolinate synthase NadA produces the protein MEALALERKAEMNRELRERLMVLKKERNAIILAHYYQRDEVQEVADFRGDSFLLAQKAAQTDADVIVFCGVHFMGESAKILAPNKTVIIPDERAGCPMADMVNVDGLRKLKAQHPNAKVVTYINSSAEIKAETDICCTSANAVKVIQSVDSDEIIWVPDKNLGHYVQQHTDKKMIIWEGYCNTHDMLTVKDVVEMRAKHPNAEFVVHPECRPEVVEMGDFVGSTTAILEYCKNSSAKEFIVGTEDGTGYQLRLDSPDKQFHFATKFLVCPNMKVNNLKKLVKCLETMKPQIYVPPAVADKARESLERMLLVK
- the ftsH gene encoding ATP-dependent zinc metalloprotease FtsH; translation: MNRFIRNSGFYLILFLVVVGIVQFVSNGGEATDNPRYDQLRAAIKANNVSELTVQFNGQTYLVTGQYKKAPDGAKSENFSTYIPPTDEAISELVAASETNNFQYHQEPMKGDSIWLTLLTSFIPLIIMFLLFFFLFNQAQGGGGKVMNFGKSRARLYNEEKKRVTFEDVAGADEEKQELVEVVDFLKDPRKFAAVGARIPKGVLLVGPPGTGKTLLARAVAGEAGVPFFTISGSDFVEMFVGVGASRVRDLFENAKKNAPCIIFIDEIDAVGRQRGAGLGGGHDEREQTLNQLLVEMDGFGVNEGIIIIAATNRADILDPALLRPGRFDRQITVDRPDVRGREAVLKVHSRNKPLTKDVKMDIIAKRTTGFSGADLENLLNEAALLAARRNRKDISMKEVDEAIDRVIVGTEKKSRVISDREKRIVAYHEAGHTIVGYFLEHADMVHKVTIIPRGRAGGYVIMLPKEDRMLVTKQELLDKVTGLLGGRVAEELFIGEIGTGAYSDFQQATGIVRSMVMEYGMSEKLGPMQFGSSQGQVFLGRDIGHEQNYSDSIAYEIDQEMQRFINDCYEKCKDLLVKHSKEMHLIAQTLLEVETLEMDQIKQLIETGSLTPKAENDNDGEGTPTEGGEPIIDTIGDVRVRIQGKDETPEPPAGDIPNEAPNLEKGNNNNPDDGGTKPTS
- the hpt gene encoding hypoxanthine phosphoribosyltransferase, with translation MQNDIQEVLISEEEIQSKVKELGATLSAEYANRNPLVICVLKGAFIFMADLVKNITVPVEMDFMAVSSYGASTKSSGVVKIIKDLDVSVEGREVLIVEDIIDSGLTLSYLIELLENRGAESVRVVTLFDKPSGRKVELEAHYTGFDIPDAFIVGYGLDFAEKYRNLPYIGILKPEVYSS
- the tilS gene encoding tRNA lysidine(34) synthetase TilS, translated to MEALRWNMLVKNVLDAAEEHQLWVPGDRIVVAVSGGPDSVAFLHIMHEISMRHVPLELICAHVHHGFRTESDDEAEKMMELAQQLGITFEWTKADVPSYMELTGQGPQEAARNKRYAFLHEVASKYNAASIALAHHADDQAETVMLHLLRGTGLSGLSGMKFKRREKNVELIRPCLRINKTDLVEACNTQGFMYFNDESNAMRKYRRNAIRLDVLPFLGQYNGQLTPSLNRLAEIVGDEDDFMEQSAYDTYRCLVQVNGGRQTFEVPSFLKLHVALQRRLIKLILNYLPLDSDFVDFTRIETIRRKVMETHVTTWSLDIGQTLACTREYNLISFGIRTDVQDQSYEYRLAQWSGTYELSLTPINRYIRLMTVSPEDYHVPESADQAAFDADQLLMPLVVRSRLPGDTMKVMGLNGSKKVKNIFIDEKIPPSVRPRIPVVCDGAGQIIWLPGVRRSNVAPVREGTSAILYMTVGDSAIQG
- a CDS encoding serine/threonine protein kinase, which codes for MTTLSDASFPPGTVVTGKWNRSRYTIRKLLGKGANGIVFLVQRGENGKHYALKMGFDPVDLQSEVNVLKSFQLQRNHEALRQSGIPSYLKDVDDYAVRGRDIPFYVMRYVRGEALHHFIRRQGTDWTLLVGLRLLQKLAQLHQAGWVFGDLKPQNVLVSDYGQVELIDYGGVTSIGRSVKQFTEWYDRGFWNAGSRTADGTYDVFAFALLLIHVLEADALKALAAEGLPQLRSVNQLVALVERSERLGPFRNWTIQALRGQFRDAGHAAQGWKEMMARPTPLRRRSKSTTPRWLKNAFAVSVILLIGVLIYALLF
- a CDS encoding VWA domain-containing protein, producing MKQILLITDGCSNVGPSPVLAAAEAQEEGITVNVVGVIDYGTIGELGSREIEDIARAGGGISQIVGTRQLAHTMQMMTRKTVVQTIQQAVNRELTQILGEKEPKTVTDLEPAQRARVVEVMDDMAETSALQVILLIDVSASMKPKLAAVEEGIRDLMLSLQARIGQSKLSVFHFPGRHSGEDAVMDIDWTTDPGRVRSLFGRLQMKGATPTGPAIQKVIDFYRYGTLEKQQEIEGNYRIEREGMLGDNVV
- a CDS encoding S1 domain-containing RNA-binding protein, yielding MAIEVGTKLEGKVTGITHFGAFVDLSGGVTGLVHISEIADNYVKDVNDHLKLNDLVTVKVINVDKDGKIGLSIKQAVDKPVEQQTQSRPPRAPRPERSGGDRERFSGGGPSGGQGRGGGGGGFNRGDRGGRSFKPAAGKPSFEDKMSRFLKDSEERISSLKKNTEGKRGGRGAKRV